The Streptococcus mitis genomic sequence TTGATACCTCATAATAAAAATAAAGAATTTATGCTGTCAACAACAATTCCTGCTATTGTTAGTGTGGGCTTAAATCTTCTCTTGCTTCCAAAGCTGGGCTATATAGGTGCGTCAATTGTATCTGTTTTAACAGAGGTACTAGTATGGTTGATACAGTTATTCTATACTCGTTCTTATTTGAGAGAGGTGCCCATTATAGGTTCATTAATCAAAATTATAATCTCATCTGGAGTTATGTATGGTATCCTACTATTTATAAAACAATTCCTAAATGTATCAGCGATGATTAATGTGGGACTATATGCTGTTCTGGGAGCAATAATTTATGTTAGTTTGATTTTGATTTTTAAAGTAATCGATTTAAGTAAGTTAAAACAACAATTATTAAAAAATAAAGGAGTGTAATATGTACGATTATCTAATCGTTGGTGCTGGTTTGTCTGGAGCAATTTTTGCTTATGAAGCAACCAAGCGTGGAAAAAAAGTAAAAGTTATTGATAAACGTGACCACATTGGTGGGAATATCTACTGTGAGAATGTAGAAGGGGTTAATGTTCATAAATATGGTGCACATATCTTCCATACTTCTAATAAGAAAGTCTGGGATTATGTTAATCAATTTGCTGAATTTAACAACTATATCAACTCGCCTGTAGCTAATTATAAGGGTAGCCTTTATAATCTACCTTTCAATATGAATACTTTCTATGCTATGTGGGGGACAAAAACTCCTCAAGAAGTGAAAAATAAGATTGCTGAGCAAACGGCTCATATGAAGGACGTTGAACCTAAAAACTTGGAAGAGCAAGCTATTAAGTTGATCGGTCTAGATATTTATGAAAAATTGATTAAAGGATATACTGAAAAGCAATGGGGACGTTCTGCGACTGACCTTCCACCGTTTATCATTAAACGTTTACCAGTTCGTTTAACCTTTGATAATAATTATTTTAACGACCGTTATCAAGGGATTCCAATTGGAGGGTACAACGTTATTATCGAAAATATGCTGAAGGATGTGGAAGTAGAACTTGGAGTTGACTTTTTTGCCAATCGTCAAGAATTAGAAGCTTCTGCTGAAAAAGTTGTCTTTACAGGGATGATTGACCAATACTTTGATTATAAACATGGTGAGTTAGAATACCGTAGTCTTCGTTTTGAGCATGAAGTTCTAGATGAAGAAAACTATCAAGGAAACGCAGTTGTAAACTATACAGAACGAGAAATTCCTTATACTCGTATTATTGAGCATAAACATTTTGAGTACGGCACACAAGATAAAACGGTCATTACTCGTGAGTACCCAGCAGATTGGAAACGAGGAGATGAACCTTATTATCCAATCAATGATGAGAGAAACAATGCTATGTTTGCTAAGTATCAAGAAGAAGCAGCACAGAATGATAAGGTGATTTTCTGCGGACGTTTAGCAGACTACAAATACTACGACATGCATGTGGTCATTGAACGTGCCCTACATGTTGTAGAGGAAGAGTTTAACAAAGATAATGAAGGATAAAATTGATATTGTTGTTTTATGGGTAGATGGGAATGATCCTAACTTTATTAAGGAAAAACAAAGAGTAACTAGTCAAAAGGAATCGTTAAATGCAGACGCTGATGGTGAACAGCGTTATCGAGAATATGGAATTTTTCAGTATTGGTTTCGTATGATTGAGAGACATGCACCGTGGGTCAATAATATTTATTTAATTACGAATGGTCAAAAGCCGAGCTGGCTGAACCTTAGTCATCCAAAGTTGAGATTTATATCACATAAGGAATTTATTCCAGAATCCTATCTTCCAACTTTTAATTCTGCGACTATTGAGTTAAATCTTCATAGAATTGAAGGCTTGTCTGAAAATTTTATTTATTTTAACGATGACATGTATTTGATAAAAGATGTAAAGCCTTCAGATTTCTTCAAAAATAATAAACCGAGGCTTTTAGCAGTTTACGATGCTTTAGTTCCATGGTCCTCGTATACAAACACTTATCATAATAACGTTGAATTGATTTATCGTCATTTCCCCAAAAAGCAAGCCTTAAAGTCTTCGCCTTGGAAATTTTTTAATTATAGATATGGTGCTTTAATATTGAAGAATATCTTATTACTTCCATGGGGCCCTACGGGGTATGTAAATCAACATCTTCCAGTTCCAATGAAAAAGAGTACTTTAGCTCATCTTTGGAAAATCGAGTCGGAGGTATTGGATAGAACGTCACGGAATCAATTCAGAAATTATGGGGTGGATGTGAATCAGTATATTTGTCAGCACTGGCAAATTGAAAGTAATGAGTTTTATCCAATTTCAAAAAATATGGGTGAATCAATTGAGCTAAATCAAATTGATAAGCTGAAGAAAATTTTTGGAAATAAGAAGCGAAAACTACTATGTGTGAATGATAGTATTAATATTGATGAAAGAAATATTATACTTTTCAAAAAATTATTAGAAGAACGCTATCCAGAAAAGTCATCTTTTGAAAAATGAAAGGTAAAATATGAAATACTACTTAAAAGAAGAATTTTTAAATGATGTTAACCAAAAAAATGCTGGCAATAAGGCACGTAATGATGTTGAAACTGTGTTAAATGAGTTGGGATATATCCCTTTAAGAGTATTGGTTGATGATTGGTATAAAATGAATGTACTCAAGGCACAGATACATAAATATCAAGCACTATCAAAAGCATTCAAACTTTTAAAAAGAGGCGATGAGATTGTTATCCAATTTCCATTATTACACCATTCCTTACTATTTAGTAATTTACTAAAATCCCTTAGAAAAAAAGGAGTTAAAACCTATTTTCTGATTCATGATTTAGAAACTTTACGTTTTGTAAATGATGAAACATTACCTTTTAGAATGAAATTACGTATGAAAATTACGGAGGGATCTTCTTTACATTATGTAAATGGTATTATTGCTCATAATAAAGTAATGAAAGGAGTATTAGTCAATAAAGGAGTTCTTGGAGAAAAAATTACTAATTTAGAAATCTTTGATTATTTAATTCCAGATTTTATAGAAAAAACTAGTTTAAGAAAAGAACAACCAATAATTGTTGCAGGAAATTTATCACAAGATAAAGCAGCATATCTATACTCATTACCTATAGAACCACAATTTAATTTATATGGTGTTGGATTTGATGAGTCTAGGAAGTTATCTAATGAAACCTACTTTGGTTCATTTCTTCCAGATGAACTTCCATCAGTATTGGAAGGAAGTTTTGGTTTAGTTTGGGATGGTGACAGTTCTGAGACTTGTAGTGGATTTTTTGGAGAGTATCTACGCTATAACAATTCTCATAAAGCGTCACTTTATTTGGCTTCTGGTTTCCCTATCATTGTTTGGAAGGAATCTGCTTTGTCTCATTTTGTCTTAAAGAATAATTGTGGTATCACAGTTGATTCTTTGTTTGACATACAAGAAACAATCAATAATATTTCGGAAGAAGAATATCAAGAGTTAGTAGAAAATGCACAAAAGGTAGGAAATAATATAAGATCAGGATATTATTTGAAAATAGCTTTAGAGAAACTAACTAAATACTTAGTTTAAATTCACTAAGTAATGTATCATTTGTCTCTGATTACTAATTAGAAAAATTCTAATTTAATATAGAAAGGTAGTTCGATTATGAAAGGTATTATCCTTGCAGGAGGTTCAGGAACTCGCTTGTATCCTTTGACTCGTGCTATATCCAAACAACTGATGCCGGTTTATGATAAACCCATGATTTATTATCCTCTATCGACACTCATGTTAGCTGGTATCAAAGATATTTTAATTATCTCGACTCCTCATGATTTACCTCGTTTTAAAGAGCTGCTTCAAGATGGTTCGGAGTTGGGAATTAATCTTTCTTATGCGGAACAACCTAGTCCAGATGGATTGGCTCAGGCCTTCATTATCGGTGAAAAATTTATTGGAAATGACAGTGTCGCCCTAATTTTAGGAGATAATATTTACTATGGTCCTGGTCTATCTAAAATGCTTCAGAAGGCTGCTAATAAGGAGAAAGGTGCAACTGTTTTTGGATATCAAGTTAAGGATCCTGAAAGATTTGGTGTTGTGGAATTTGATGAGGAGATGAATGCTATTTCTATTGAGGAAAAACCAGAACATCCTCGTTCCAATTATGCAGTGACCGGCCTTTATTTCTATGATAATGATGTTGTAGAAATTTCAAAAAATATTAAACCAAGCCCTCGTGGTGAATTGGAAATTACAGACGTAAACAAAGCATATCTAGAACGTGGAGACTTATCAGTTGAGCTAATGGGGCGTGGTTTTGCTTGGTTAGATACTGGAACTCATGAAAGTTTATTAGAGGCGTCACAGTACATTGAGACAGTGCAACGGATGCAAAATGTTCAAGTGGCAAACTTAGAAGAGATTGCTTATCGTATGGGTTATATCAGCCGTGAGGATGTATTAAAGTTAGCACAACCTCTTAAGAAAAATGAATACGGACAATATTTGCTCCGTTTGATTGGAGAAGAATAGATGACAGATAATTTTTTCGGTAAGACGCTTGCGGTTCGCAATGTCGAAGCTATTCCAGGTATGTTAGAATTTGATATCCCTGTTCATGGTGATAATCGTGGCTGGTTCAAAGAAAATTTCCAAAAGGAAAAAATGCTCCCCCTTGGTTTCCCAGAGTATTTCTTTACAGAAGGAAAATTACAAAATAATGTATCCTTCTCACGTAAAAATGTTCTCCGTGGTCTACACGCAGAACCTTGGGATAAGTACATTTCTGTAGCAGATGGTGGGAAGGTTCTGGGTTCTTGGGTTGATCTACGCGAGGGCGAAACTTTCGGAAATACCTATCAAACAGTAATTGATGCAAGTAAGGGTATCTTTGTTCCCCGTGGTGTGGCTAATGGATTTCAGGTTCTATCAGATACAGTCTCTTATAGCTATCTGGTCAACGATTATTGGGCATTAGATTTGAAACCTAAATATGCCTTTGTCAATTATGCAGATCCAGAATTAGGAATTGAGTGGGCCAATCTTGCTGAAGCAGAGGTTTCAGAAGCAGATAAAAATCATCCACTACTTAAGGATGTAAAACCTTTGAAAAAAGAAGATTTGTAAAAAAGGAAAGACTATGACTGAATACAAAAAAATTATCGTGACAGGTGGAGCAGGTTTTATCGGTTCTAACTTTGTTCATTATGTTTACAAGAACTTTCCAGATGTTCACGTGACAGTATTAGACAAGTTGACTTATGCTGGAAATCGCGCTAATATTGAAAAAATTTTAGGTGATCGTGTTGAGTTGGTTGTTGGAGATATTGCTGATGCGGAGTTGGTAGACAAGTTGGCTGTTCAAGCAGATGCTATCGTTCATTATGCAGCGGAAAGTCACAATGACAATTCACTGAATGATCCATCACCGTTTATACATACTAACTTCATCGGAACCTATACTCTTTTGGAAGCAGCTCGCAAATATAATATTCGCTTCCACCATGTATCGACAGATGAAGTTTATGGGGATCTCCCTCTCCGTGAGGATTTGCCAGGATATGGTGAAGGTCCAGGTGAGAAATTTACTGCTGATACCAAATACAATCCTAGCTCTCCATACTCATCAACCAAGGCCGCTTCAGACTTGATTGTAAAAGCCTGGGTACGATCATTTGGTGTCAAGGCAACGATTTCTAACTGTTCAAATAACTACGGTCCTTATCAACACATTGAAAAATTCATCCCACGTCAGATTACCAACATCCTAAGTGGAATTAAGCCAAAACTTTATGGTGAAGGTAAGAATGTTCGTGACTGGATTCATACCAATGATCATTCTTCGGGAGTTTGGACAATCTTGACAAAAGGTCAAATCGGTGAAACTTACTTAATCGGGGCTGATGGTGAGAAGAACAACAAGGAAGTTTTGGAACTTATCCTTAAGGAAATGGGCCAAGATGCAGATGCCTATGATCATGTAACTGACCGTGCAGGACATGACCTCCGCTATGCAATTGACGCTAGTAAGCTCCGTGATGAATTAGGCTGGAAACCAGAATTCACTAATTTTGAATCTGGTCTCAAGGAAACAATCAAGTGGTATACAGATAACCAAGAATGGTGGAAAGCAGAGAAAGAAGCTGTTGAAGCCAATTATGCTAAAACTCAGGAGATTATCAAATTATAAAAAGCAGGAAATAGTTGCTTTTTATTGCTATAGTGGGAAGAGTTACAGATTAGGAAGGTGTAGAGATGATTTTAATTACAGGAGCAAAAGGCCAATTAGGAACTGAACTTCGTTATTTATTAGATGAGCGTAATGAAGAATACGTAGCAGTAGATGTGGCTGAGATGGATATTACAAATGAAGAAATGGTTGAGAAAGTTTTCGAAGAAGTTAAACCGACTTTAGTATACCACTGTGCTGCCTACACCGCTGTTGATGCAGCAGAGGATGAAGGGAAAGAATTAGACTTTGCTATCAATGTTACGGGGACAGAAAATGTCGCAAAAGCATCTGAAAAGCATGGTGCAACCCTAGTTTATATTTCCACCGACTATGTCTTTGACGGTAAGAAACCAGTTGGACAAGAGTGGGAAGTTGATGATCGACCAGATCCACAGACAGAATATGGACGTACAAAGCGCATGGGAGAAGAGTTAGTTGAGAAGTATGTGTCTAATTTCTATATTATCCGTACTGCCTGGGTATTTGGAAATTACGGTAAAAACTTTGTTTTTACGATGCAAAACCTTGCGAAAACTCATAAGACATTAACGGTTGTAAATGACCAGCATGGTCGCCCAACTTGGACTCGTACCTTGGCTGAATTTATGACTTATCTAGCTGAAAATTGCAAGGAATTTGGTTACTATCATTTATCGAATGACGCAACAGAAGACACAACTTGGTATGATTTTGCAGTTGAAATTTTGAAAGATACAGATGTGGAAATCAAGCCAGTAGATTCAAGTCAATTTCCAGCAAAAGCTAAACGTCCGTTAAACTCAACAATGAGTCTGGCTAAAGCTAAAGCTACTGGATTTGTTATTCCAACTTGGCAAGATGCCTTGAAAGAATTTTATAAACAAGAAGTAAAAAGTGATATTAACTAATTTGAATCCTGGTCGTTAATGAACTCCCCACGAAAATAATAGATATAATATTCTCATGACAACAGCTTTGCAGTGTGTAAGAAATGAGTTAGATTAAAGAATTAAAACTGTTTCTCAGATGCTATTTTCAAATATGATTAATAATTCCTTGACTACCTAATGTAGTTGAGGTATTTTTGATATTATTCATATTTTTGCAAATCTATTGTTTAAAAAATAATTTTCTAAAATTCTGAAAATTCTATTGACAGGACTTTAAAAAGGGTCTATAATGGATAGAAAAACAAAGGAGAATACTATGAAAACAAGGAAAGTATTGGCTCTTGCGGGAGTCACTTTATTAGCAGCTGGTGTCTTAGCGGCTTGTTCTGGTGGTTCTGCTACTAAAGGTGAGCAGACTTTTGCATTTACCTACGAGACAGACCCAGATAATCTCAACTATTTGACAACCAGCAAGGCAGCTACTTCAAACATTACTAGTAACGTCATTGATGGATTGCTTGAAAATGACCGTTATGGGAATCTTGTTCCCTCTATGGCAGAGGACTGGTCAGTTTCTAAAGATGGTTTGACCTACACTTATAAGATTCGTCAGGATGCCAAGTGGTACACATCTGAAGGGGAAGAATATGCTCCTGTCAAGGCTCAAGACTTTGTAACAGGTCTTAAATATGCAACAGATAAGAAATCACAAGCTCTTTACTTGGTACAGGATTCAATCAAGGGGCTGGATGCTTATGCTAAGGGAGAAAATAAAGATTTTTCTCAAGTTGGAATTAAAGCCCTTGACGATCAAACAGTCCAATACACTTTGAACAAACCTGAAAGTTTTTGGAATTCTAAAACAACAATGGGTGTCTTGGCACCAGTTAATGAAGAGTTTTTGAACTCAAAAGGGGATGATTTTGCTAAAGCGACAGATCCAAGCAGTATCTTGTATAATGGTCCTTATTTGTTAAAATCTCTTGTGGCTAAATCTTCCGTTGAATTTGCAAAAAACCCTAACTACTGGGATAAAGATAATGTTCATGTTGATAAGATAAAATTGTCATTCTGGGATGGTCAAGATACCAGCAAACCTGCGGAAAACTTTAAAGATGGTAGTCTTACAGCAGCCAGACTTTATCCTACAAATGCAAGTTTTGCAGAACTTGAAAAAACGATGAAGGACAATATTGTCTATACCCAACAAGACTCTACGACTTATCTAGTTGGTACAAATATTGATCGTCAGTCCTATAAATATACTTCTAAGACTAGTGACGAACAAAAGACATCTACTAAAAAGGCTCTCTTAAACAAGGATTTCCGTCAGGCTATTGCCTTTGGTTTTGATCGTACGGCCTATGCTTCACAAGTGAACGGTGCCAGTGGTGCAAGCAAAATTTTGCGTAATCTCTTTGTGCCACCAACATTTGTTCAAGCAGATGGGAAAAACTTTGGCGATATGGTCAAAGAAAAATTAGTAACCTATGGGGATGAATGGAAGGATGTTAATCTGGCCGATGCCCAAGATGGTCTCTACAATCCTGAAAAAGCCAAGGCCGAATTTGCTAAGGCTAAGTCAGCTTTACAGGCAGAAGGCGTGACTTTCCCAATTCACCTAGACATGCCTGTTGATCAGACAGCAACTACAAAAGTTCAACGTGTTCAATCTTTCAAACAATCGGTTGAAGAAACCTTGGGTACAGATAATGTCGTAATTGATATTCAACAACTACAAAAAGATGAAGTCTTGAATATTACCTACTTTGCTGAAACAGCAGCTGGGGAAGATTGGGATATTTCAGATAATGTTGGTTGGTCTCCAGACTTTGCGGATCCATCTACTTACCTCGATATTATCAAACCATCAGTTGGTGAAAACACTAAAACCTACTTTGGCTTTGATTCTGGTACAGATAATGCTGCAGCTAAGAAGGTTGGTCTGAACGACTATGAGAAATTGGTAACTGAAGCTGGAAATGAGACAATAGATGTAGCAAAACGTTATGATAAGTATGCTACAGCCCAAGCTTGGTTGACAGATAGTGCCTTGATTATTCCAACAACATCACTCACTGGTCGCCCAATCTTGTCTAAGATGGTACCATTTACGATGCCGTTTGCCTTCTCTGGTAACAAGGGGACAAGCGATCCGCTCCTATACAAATACTTGGAACTTCAAGACAAGGCAGTCACTGTGGATGAATACCAAAAAGCTCAAGATAAATGGATGAAAGAAAAAGAAGAATCCAATAAAAAAGCGCAAGAAGAACTTGCAAAACATGTGAAATAAGATAAAAAGAAGTTAGTTATTCGCTAACTTCTTTTGGTTTATCGAAAATGAGTTGAAACCTCTCTTCACTTTCAAAGATTATGAAACTAATTTTTTTGTAGAAAAAATCCTGAGTTTTTATTCTCAGGATTTTCTTTCATCTCACTGTTGTGGTTGTTGAACTTGTGGATTTTGTGGCGTTGGTTGTACTGGTTGTGTCGGTTGAACAGCCTGACTAGCTTGTCCTTGATTAGGATCAGTTGCTGGAGCATTATTGGGTTGTTGACCAACCGTCGTACTTGCCTGTGTAGTTGAACTTTCAGCTGTTGTGCTTGGAGTTTCTACTGTTTGTGTTTGTTGTGTAGCTGGATTATTCCAAGTGTTCTTAGCACTATTTTGGAAGACGAATTCTCCATTTCGGAATAGGCCGTCTGGCATCGTCCAATCTCCAGGTTGGTCATCTTCTGATAGATACGATATCATTGAGCGATAAACCTTAGCAGCAACTAGGAAACCATCTCCAACGATTGGAGTTAAACGATTTGAGTAACCAGTCCATACAGCCATAGAATACTTACGAGTATAACCTACAAACATTTCATCTGGAGCTACGTAGCCAGTGTTCTTGATATACTTTTCAATTTCGTCGTCAGTATAGTTAGAAGTACCTGTCTTACCTGCTTGTGGAAGCCATGGTAGGTAAGCACCCCGTCCGGTTCCGTAAGCTAAAACAGTTTTCATCATTTCGGTCATCATATAGGCAGTAGTTTCTTTCATAGCTCGTGTACCAGCATCAGAAAATTCTTTTTCACTACCATCACTAAAGACGATTTTATTGATATACATTGGTTTGTGGTAAATACCACCATTAGCAAAGGCGGCATAAGCAGCAGCCATTTTTTCACTACTTGCACCGTACTGTTTGTTGGATTCAGTTGTGTTACTTGAAATGGCGTTTGCGTAATGCATGCTTGGATAGTCGATACCAAGACCATTAAGGAAGGTTTTAGCTCTATCTAGACCGACCTTATTCAAAGTCTCAACGGCTGTGACGTTTCGTGATTGTTGAAGAGCATACTGGATTGTAATGTTTCCAAAGTAGCCATGATCCCAGTTGTAGACTGGAGTATCAGTGCCAGGATAGTTATAAGGAACATCATGTACAATAGAAGCAGTAGAGTCATAGACTCCGTATTCTAAAGCGGGAGCATAGTCAGTGATTGGTTTCATAGTAGAACCCCAGTCACGATTGGTTTCAACGGCTTGGTTGATTCCGAAAGATACATTACTTGATTGGTGACGTGCCCCTAACTGAGCAATGACTTTACCATTTGTTACATCCACGATAGTGGAAGCTACTTGGAGTTCATCATCTGGATAAGCAACGTATTCATCTGTGTTATAAACATCCCAAAGTCTCTGTTGAACATTTTTGTCGACATTAGTATAGACTTCCATACCTGTGGTAAGAAGGTTGTAGCCCGTTTCTTGTTCGACTTGGTCGATTACTTCTTTGAGGTAGTTGTCCATATAGGCTGGGTAACTATTGGCTGACTTCAAGCTTTGAAGACCGTCAGTGATAGGCGTATTAATAGCTTTTTCGTAATCTTCTGCACTGATATACTTCTGTCCCTTCATTTCTGAAAGTACCAAGTTACGACGCTCTAGAGCAGCTTCTGGATGGGAATATGGATCATATTGGTTTGGTGCTTGAGGCATTCCGGCTAGGAGTGCTAACTGTGGCAAGCTTAAATCCTTCAAGTCTTTTCCATAGTAATTTTCGGCTGCGGTTTGCATTCCATAGTTACCGTTAGACATGTAGACTTTGTTGATGTAGTAGGTCAGGATTTCTTGCTTGGTTGCTTTTTGCTCTAATTGAACGGCTAGCCAAGCTTCTTGGGCTTTACGTGACAAGGTTTGATCGGCAGTTGAAGTAGAGAAATAAGTTAATTTAATCAATTGCTGAGTCAAGGTTGAAGCCCCTTGGAGCCCTCCTTTCCCTTGGAGGTTTCTCAGTGCCGCCCCCATGATACGAATGGTATCAACACCTCTATGATCAAAGAAACGGTGGTCTTCGATAGACACGATGGCCTTGACCAAGTCAGTAGGAATTTCATTTGCTTGGGCATTTACGCGACGTTCAGATCCAAGGTCAGCAATCAGTTCGTTTTTGTTGTCATAAATCTTGCTAGAGGTTGTCGCAACTAATTTACTTTCAGATAAGGCTGGAGCCTTGCTAACAAAGTAGAGGAAGACACCTCCACCTAATAGAAATAATGCGATAAATAAGGTAAGAAATGTAATTCCAATATACTTTAAGAATCGCAGAATGGTTTGTTTATTCATCTTGTTTTACCACCTAGTAAATGTTCTTTGATAATATCGAGATAGGGAATTTGAGGGAAAGCTCCTTGCTTTACTAAATATCCGTATTCTTGAATATATCCAAGTGGCATTGATTTTTGGCCCTTATCTTGATGATAAAAGCGAATCAAATCAAGTGCCGGCAACAAATAAGTTTCTTGTCGAGAAGAAAAATGAAGCAGTACGAAGCAAATGCCCTGCTGTTCTAGAACTTGTTCCATATGTTGAATCTGGTGAAGATGGAAGTTCTTCATTGGGATAGCATTTTTTTGCCGCGTTTCCTTGGCTTCAAAGTCAATGTAATGTCCTCTATATACGCCAGAGTAATCTGTTGTGGAAGCTTGTCTAAAATAGGCTTCTACAATTTTGGCTCGACTACGTTGAGGATAGTCTACTCGAACGATTTGAACAGGCGTTGGCTTTTTATGGATAACTGCCATATCATGCGTCAGATAGTAGTCGTTTGTAGCGTTGATCATCTTTTCAAAAGTCATTCCTCGATTTGCGAAATTTTTTGGTTGAGAAATGGATGTTTGGCTTTTTTTTGATGAAATTTTATGAGGATAGTTGACCATATTTCTCCTTATTGGTACAATAACATCACTCTATTATACCATAAAAATAGAAAGAAAGGTGTAAAAATGACTACAGCTTTAATTATGGGATATTCTAGTTTTGACTTGGGTTTGTTTAATGAAAAAGATATCAGGTTAAGAATTATAAAGAAAGCCATTCGCCGTGATTTAGAAAGTTTAGCAGAAGAAGGGATTAAATGGCTGGTCTTTACAGGAAACTTGGGATTTGAATCTTGGGTGCTTGATGTCGCAAATGAAATGAAAGACGAATATGATTTTAGCCTAGCGACCATTTTTGATTTTGAAACACACGGGGAAAATTGGAATGAAGCGAATCAGCTTAAACTTGGCCAATTTAAGCAGGTCGATTTTGTCAAATATGCCTATCCTAAATATGAACATATGGGGCAACTACGAGACTACCAACGATTTTTGCTGGAAAATACTGACTTCGCTTATTTTTTCTATGACCCAGAAAATGAGACCAAATTAAAATTTATAGACAATTTGATGAAAAATCAGGAAGGTTATCGCATAAAAAGGTTAACGTTTGAAGACTTAAATGAGCTAGCAGAAAATTTTTCTGAAAAGTAAGGCTTTGACCTTGATTTTTGTTTGCCTTTTTTTATATAATAATACTATTAGAAACCGAGAATGGAGAGAGAGATGGCAAGTATTATTTTTTCAGCAAAAGATATTTTTGAGCAAGAGTTTGGACGTGAAGTTCGTGGATATAGTAAGGTTGAAGTTGATGAATTTTTGGACGATGTCATCAAGGACTACGAAACTTATGCTGCCTTAGTCAAGTCTCTCCGTCAAGAAATTGCAGAGTTGAAGGAAGAATTGTCTCGCAAACCTGAATCTGCAACGGTTCAAGCAGAACCACTTGAAATGACAGCTACAACTTCTATGACGAATTTTGATATTTTGAAACGACTAAATCGTCTTGAGAAAGAAGTGTTTGGTAAACAAATTTTGGATAACTCTGATTTATAAGTATAAGAGTTTATTTGAAAAGTGCAATTTTTGGATAATCGCGTGAGGAGAATTTCTTTTCATGAGGAAAGTCCATGCTAGCACAGGCTGTGATGCCTGTAGTGTTTGTGCTAGGCGAAACCATAAGCCTAGGGACGAGAAATCGTTACGGCAGTTGAAATGGCTAAGTCCTTGGATAGGCCAGAGTAGGCTTGAAAGTGCCA encodes the following:
- a CDS encoding peptide ABC transporter substrate-binding protein, whose product is MKTRKVLALAGVTLLAAGVLAACSGGSATKGEQTFAFTYETDPDNLNYLTTSKAATSNITSNVIDGLLENDRYGNLVPSMAEDWSVSKDGLTYTYKIRQDAKWYTSEGEEYAPVKAQDFVTGLKYATDKKSQALYLVQDSIKGLDAYAKGENKDFSQVGIKALDDQTVQYTLNKPESFWNSKTTMGVLAPVNEEFLNSKGDDFAKATDPSSILYNGPYLLKSLVAKSSVEFAKNPNYWDKDNVHVDKIKLSFWDGQDTSKPAENFKDGSLTAARLYPTNASFAELEKTMKDNIVYTQQDSTTYLVGTNIDRQSYKYTSKTSDEQKTSTKKALLNKDFRQAIAFGFDRTAYASQVNGASGASKILRNLFVPPTFVQADGKNFGDMVKEKLVTYGDEWKDVNLADAQDGLYNPEKAKAEFAKAKSALQAEGVTFPIHLDMPVDQTATTKVQRVQSFKQSVEETLGTDNVVIDIQQLQKDEVLNITYFAETAAGEDWDISDNVGWSPDFADPSTYLDIIKPSVGENTKTYFGFDSGTDNAAAKKVGLNDYEKLVTEAGNETIDVAKRYDKYATAQAWLTDSALIIPTTSLTGRPILSKMVPFTMPFAFSGNKGTSDPLLYKYLELQDKAVTVDEYQKAQDKWMKEKEESNKKAQEELAKHVK
- the pbp1a gene encoding penicillin-binding protein PBP1A, with translation MNKQTILRFLKYIGITFLTLFIALFLLGGGVFLYFVSKAPALSESKLVATTSSKIYDNKNELIADLGSERRVNAQANEIPTDLVKAIVSIEDHRFFDHRGVDTIRIMGAALRNLQGKGGLQGASTLTQQLIKLTYFSTSTADQTLSRKAQEAWLAVQLEQKATKQEILTYYINKVYMSNGNYGMQTAAENYYGKDLKDLSLPQLALLAGMPQAPNQYDPYSHPEAALERRNLVLSEMKGQKYISAEDYEKAINTPITDGLQSLKSANSYPAYMDNYLKEVIDQVEQETGYNLLTTGMEVYTNVDKNVQQRLWDVYNTDEYVAYPDDELQVASTIVDVTNGKVIAQLGARHQSSNVSFGINQAVETNRDWGSTMKPITDYAPALEYGVYDSTASIVHDVPYNYPGTDTPVYNWDHGYFGNITIQYALQQSRNVTAVETLNKVGLDRAKTFLNGLGIDYPSMHYANAISSNTTESNKQYGASSEKMAAAYAAFANGGIYHKPMYINKIVFSDGSEKEFSDAGTRAMKETTAYMMTEMMKTVLAYGTGRGAYLPWLPQAGKTGTSNYTDDEIEKYIKNTGYVAPDEMFVGYTRKYSMAVWTGYSNRLTPIVGDGFLVAAKVYRSMISYLSEDDQPGDWTMPDGLFRNGEFVFQNSAKNTWNNPATQQTQTVETPSTTAESSTTQASTTVGQQPNNAPATDPNQGQASQAVQPTQPVQPTPQNPQVQQPQQ
- the recU gene encoding Holliday junction resolvase RecU; this translates as MVNYPHKISSKKSQTSISQPKNFANRGMTFEKMINATNDYYLTHDMAVIHKKPTPVQIVRVDYPQRSRAKIVEAYFRQASTTDYSGVYRGHYIDFEAKETRQKNAIPMKNFHLHQIQHMEQVLEQQGICFVLLHFSSRQETYLLPALDLIRFYHQDKGQKSMPLGYIQEYGYLVKQGAFPQIPYLDIIKEHLLGGKTR
- a CDS encoding DUF1273 domain-containing protein, yielding MTTALIMGYSSFDLGLFNEKDIRLRIIKKAIRRDLESLAEEGIKWLVFTGNLGFESWVLDVANEMKDEYDFSLATIFDFETHGENWNEANQLKLGQFKQVDFVKYAYPKYEHMGQLRDYQRFLLENTDFAYFFYDPENETKLKFIDNLMKNQEGYRIKRLTFEDLNELAENFSEK
- the gpsB gene encoding cell division regulator GpsB, with amino-acid sequence MASIIFSAKDIFEQEFGREVRGYSKVEVDEFLDDVIKDYETYAALVKSLRQEIAELKEELSRKPESATVQAEPLEMTATTSMTNFDILKRLNRLEKEVFGKQILDNSDL